The sequence below is a genomic window from Halosolutus gelatinilyticus.
GATCTTCGACTCCTCGGTCGGGATCGTCGTGTTCTTCTCGATGAGGCGCTCAAAGAGGCCACCCTTGACCTCGATTCCGAGCGAGAGGGGCGTGACGTCAAGTAGGACGATGTCGTCGACCTCACCGCCGAGGACGCCGCCTTGGATCGCCGCGCCGAGCGCGACGGCCTCGTCGGGGTTGACGTTCTTCTGGGGCTCCTTGCCCGTCAGCTCCTCGACCTTCTCGGAGACCTGGGGCATCCGGGTGGAACCGCCGACGAGGAGAACCTCGTCGATGTCGTCCTTGTCGTAGCCGGCGTCTTCGAGGGCCTGTTCGGTCGGCTCGACGGTGCGATCGATGAGGTCCGAGGTGAGCGACTCGAACTTCGCGCGGGTCAGACTCTCTTCGAGGTGGATCGGGCCGTCGTCGGTCGCCGTGATGAAGGGGAGGTTGATCTCCGTCTCCTTGCGCGAGGAGAGTTCGATCTTGGCTTCCTCGGCGGCGTCTTTGAGCCGCTGGAGCGCCTGGCGATCGTCGCGGAGGTCGATGCCGTGTTCGGCCTCGAACTCGTCGGCGAGCCAGTCGATGATCGCGTGGTCCCAGTCGTCGCCGCCGAGGTCGTTGTCGCCGTTGGTCGCGACGACCTCGTAGACGCCGCCGCCGAGATCGAGGATCGAAACGTCGAACGTTCCGCCGCCTAAGTCGTAGACGAGGACGGTCTGGTCCTCGTCGTCGTCGAGGCCGTAGGCCATCGACGCCGCGGTCGGCTCGTTGATGATGCGCTCGACCTCGAAGCCAGCGATCTCGCCGGCGTCCTTGGTCGCCTGGCGCTGTCGATCGGAGAAGTACGCGGGGACCGTAATGACGGCCTTCTCGACCTCGTCACCGAGGTAGTCTTCGGCGTCGCGCTTGATCTTCTGGAGGATCATCGCCGAGATCTGTTCGGGCGTGTACTCCTCGTCGTCCACCTCGACGGTGTAGTCCTCCTCGCCGATGTGGCGCTTGATAGACTGGATCGTCTTTTCGGGGTTCTGAACCGCCTGATTCTTCGCCGGTTTCCCGACGAGTCGCTCGTCGTCGTCGGTGAACGCGACGACGGAGGGCGTCGTCCGTTCTCCCTCGGCGTTGACGATGATCTCCGGATCACCGCCTTCCATCACGGCGAACGCGCTGTTCGTCGTCCCGAGGTCGATTCCGAGAATCTTGTTGCTCGCCATCAGGAAATCTGTTGCGCGCACTTTGGTTTAAAGCTTACCACAGAATTTCACTGCACTTGGTTTTATAGCTCGGTCGCGCGTTCGATCGGGTTCCGGCGATCGGCGTGAAACAGCTCAAGAGAGGACGGTTGGGTGGTCCCGAAGCGCGATCGATGACTCCAGAGTACTGCTGCTCGTTAGTCCCATCCATTGGCGGTGAAATTCGAACGCTAACAGCGGCTGGCGGTGCGGTTTATCACTCAAGTTTCGGAATGGAATCTGTGGTGAATTCGGTACGTGGAGATGCGAACCTAACACCGGCATTCCTATCATATAGATGTTATTTTGGCAGAGCCGTGCTGAATACATAGCGTACCTATTAAATACTGTCTAGAAACAGGAACGAATCGATGGACACGGGGCAGGAGATTATTCTTCTCCTCTGTCAGTTGCGGCGAGGGAGAGAACGCGTTCGACCAGGTGTGTTGTTTCCGATATCCGTACCAGATCACGGTCCTGATCGTATTCAACGACTCCTGCATCCACCAGTTTTGGAATATGAGCATGATAGAGCGACGTAGAGATCGTCCGGACTGTCTCTTTTGGAATCTCTGTACGCGGTCTCTCGTTCTCGCGGACAGCAACATTCTCGGCCAGATTGGTCAGCGCTATTGCCTGTGTGTGGTCTATCAGGCACGCGAGGACGTACTGGCGGCGCTGATTGGCGAGGAGGTCGCAAACTGCATCGAGCGATTGCTCGTCCGGGCCAATGTGCTCCGCCACATCCGCTTTTGGGGAATGCCCAGTCACATATGCTATAAGGGCCCCTGCACGGAAGGACACTGTGGAAGCCGAACCTCAATACGCTCGGGATTACACAGCATCCAGTCGAAAAGCGAATGAATCCGCAGTTACGCTTGATCAGTCGTTTCTGACTCTTTCCTCGATGACTCGTCTGTTTTCGCTTCCGTTGGCTGCTCGTCGATGCTAACCTTCCCGTTCCCGTCTACGGTGACTGCGTACCCGTAGTACGTAAACTCCACACGGAGGATTGCCTGCGTCTGTCGATCGCCGGTACCGTTTGTGAGGGCTTCGAGCGCATCCGGATCGATCACATCATACAGTAGGACGTCGAGATCGATCGGATCAACGCCTTCGCGTTCGGCGATTTGCTCGACAATCTCAGCTCCGACCAGTGGTGATTTCACTACCCTCCTTTTTCGTTGAAGAGGATTAATCCTGTGGATTACTGTGCTTTATCGACCATGTCTGTTTATTCCACAGGATATATAAAAATATTCACTCCAAACAGTCAATCCTTGATGACATCCTTGCCGAAGTGGTTGAACGGTTGAACGTGAAGATTATTGATAATCTGTGTGGACTCGATTTCGAGATCAGTGACATTCTCGATTCCAACGCGGGCCTCATCGGCTGCATCGGAATCGACAGCCACCACCTCGATGTGGATGTTGTGGGCGCCGGTTGTCAGTTCACGGACGCTGACTACGCCGGGAAGTTCTAACGCCTTCTTCGCCAATTCGGTTCGTTTTGCAGTCGGCGCTCGACACACGATGAACAGGTGGAGCTCAAACCCTGCCTCCTCGTAATCGAGCTCAGGATGGTAACCGCGAATCACGCCCTCTTCAAGGTAGTCGATGCGATTTCGGACTGTGCTGGCCGAGGTTTCAACCATGTCGGCCATATCTGCGGCAGTCGCTTCTCGTGCGTCCGCCTGGAGTGCATGGAGAATACCTCGGTCAACGTCATCGAGGTTATGAACCATGCTGTCGCTAAAGGGCTGCTGGCAAAAAAGCTACTGTCGTGTTATGGTATTCGAGGAGTTTGAATTCCCACTTAACAGACATTAACAAAATATAGATGGTTCTCGATCTAATGTGTTATACCATTCATCTGCACGTAACAGAAAAATCACATGGGTCCTCGACTGGAGAAACACGAGTACCGTGCACTGATCGGGCGCTAAACGGTAGTTCAGCGGGCGACGCCGGACCGGCCGATCGCCCGATCGCTCACTCGTCGTCGGCGTCGTCGCTCGCAATTTCGCCGCCGAGTTCGATCGCTTCCGCTTCCTCGTCGTTCTCGGCGGAAGCGTTCTCGCCGACTTCGTCTCCGTCGCCGTCCGCGTCGGATTCGGCGTCGTCCGATTCGGACTCGGTCGTCTCGTCCGAGGATTCGTCGCCCGCGTCATCGCCTGACTCGCCCTCCTCGTCCGAGGCGTCTCCCTCCCCGTCGGCGAGTTCCCCGTTCGAAACCGTCACCTGCGCGTTCTGGATGACCTTCTCGCCCATCTCGTAGCCGGGGGTGTAGACGTCGGCGATCGTCCCCTCGGGCTGATCGCTGTCGACGCGCATCATGACCTCGTGGCGCTGCGGGTCCGTCTCGGTGCCGGGACCGGGATCGATCTCGGAGACGTTCTCGTCTTCGAGGATGCGATCGAACTCCCGGAGCGTCATCTCGATCCCCTCCCGGAGGCTGTCGACGTCCTCGCTGTCCTCGCCGAGGGCGCGCTTTAAGTTGTCGCGGACGCCGATGAGCCGCTCGACGAGATCCTCGGTGGCCCGGTCTTTGATCTGTTGCTGGCGCTTTTTGGCCCGTTTCTTGTAGTTCTGGAAGTCCGCCTGTTTGCGCTTGAGGCGGCTTTTCAGGTCCGCGACCTCCTCCTCGTACTCCTCGAGTCGCTCGTCGCGCTCGCCGAGCGCCTCCCGGTGAGCCTCGAGTTCGTCGTGGAGTTCCTCGATCGTCTCGGCCTGCGCTTCGACGCGCTCGGTGAGGTCCTCGAGTTCCTCGCGCTGGTGGGCGACGGTGCCGTTCAGGTTTCGCGCCTCCTCAACGATAGCGTTGACCCGGTGGGCGAGTTCGTCGTCGAACTCGGTCACGCGATCCAGGATCTCCTGGATGTCCTCGCTCGTCTCCGGGGGATCGGGAAGTTCGGATTCCTCGTCGTCGGCCGCTCGCTCGGCGTCCGACTCCTCTCCGGCCGATTCGTCGGCGGCGTCGGCGTCCGTCTCCGATTCCGATCCGTCCGCCGCCGTCCCCTCCGTCGCGACGTCGGCCGCATCGCCGTCGTCGGATTGCTCCTCGGACGGGACACCCTGGGCGGACGCGTTCGTGCCCTCGTCTTCGCTCATGTGGCAGTCAACGAACAGCGATAATAAAAGGGTTGAGGTACGCCCTGTCGGGTCGATCGTCTGTCCGTAATCGTGACCGTTGCGAACTACCGTGACCGCCGAGAATAGCGGACCCGACAGTATTTGTGCGT
It includes:
- the grpE gene encoding nucleotide exchange factor GrpE, encoding MSEDEGTNASAQGVPSEEQSDDGDAADVATEGTAADGSESETDADAADESAGEESDAERAADDEESELPDPPETSEDIQEILDRVTEFDDELAHRVNAIVEEARNLNGTVAHQREELEDLTERVEAQAETIEELHDELEAHREALGERDERLEEYEEEVADLKSRLKRKQADFQNYKKRAKKRQQQIKDRATEDLVERLIGVRDNLKRALGEDSEDVDSLREGIEMTLREFDRILEDENVSEIDPGPGTETDPQRHEVMMRVDSDQPEGTIADVYTPGYEMGEKVIQNAQVTVSNGELADGEGDASDEEGESGDDAGDESSDETTESESDDAESDADGDGDEVGENASAENDEEAEAIELGGEIASDDADDE
- the dnaK gene encoding molecular chaperone DnaK, whose amino-acid sequence is MASNKILGIDLGTTNSAFAVMEGGDPEIIVNAEGERTTPSVVAFTDDDERLVGKPAKNQAVQNPEKTIQSIKRHIGEEDYTVEVDDEEYTPEQISAMILQKIKRDAEDYLGDEVEKAVITVPAYFSDRQRQATKDAGEIAGFEVERIINEPTAASMAYGLDDDEDQTVLVYDLGGGTFDVSILDLGGGVYEVVATNGDNDLGGDDWDHAIIDWLADEFEAEHGIDLRDDRQALQRLKDAAEEAKIELSSRKETEINLPFITATDDGPIHLEESLTRAKFESLTSDLIDRTVEPTEQALEDAGYDKDDIDEVLLVGGSTRMPQVSEKVEELTGKEPQKNVNPDEAVALGAAIQGGVLGGEVDDIVLLDVTPLSLGIEVKGGLFERLIEKNTTIPTEESKIFTTAADNQTSVQVRVFQGERELAEKNELLGEFHLTGIPPAPAGTPQIEVTFSIDENGIVNVSAEDKGTGESEEITIEGGAGLSDSEIDRMQREAEQHAEEDKKKRERIEARNTAEATIQRAETLLEENDQVDDDLRDDIEAAIEDVEETIDDSDADAEDIEASTENLSKELQEIGKQVYQQAGAADAGGAAGAGPGGMGGAGPNPGPGGATGGAADEGEEFVDADFEDVDFGDEDDVDE
- a CDS encoding Lrp/AsnC family transcriptional regulator; translated protein: MVHNLDDVDRGILHALQADAREATAADMADMVETSASTVRNRIDYLEEGVIRGYHPELDYEEAGFELHLFIVCRAPTAKRTELAKKALELPGVVSVRELTTGAHNIHIEVVAVDSDAADEARVGIENVTDLEIESTQIINNLHVQPFNHFGKDVIKD
- a CDS encoding HalOD1 output domain-containing protein gives rise to the protein MKSPLVGAEIVEQIAEREGVDPIDLDVLLYDVIDPDALEALTNGTGDRQTQAILRVEFTYYGYAVTVDGNGKVSIDEQPTEAKTDESSRKESETTDQA
- a CDS encoding DUF7344 domain-containing protein; translated protein: MAEHIGPDEQSLDAVCDLLANQRRQYVLACLIDHTQAIALTNLAENVAVRENERPRTEIPKETVRTISTSLYHAHIPKLVDAGVVEYDQDRDLVRISETTHLVERVLSLAATDRGEE